The following coding sequences are from one Culex quinquefasciatus strain JHB chromosome 1, VPISU_Cqui_1.0_pri_paternal, whole genome shotgun sequence window:
- the LOC6037409 gene encoding uncharacterized protein LOC6037409 gives MKAFIVLLSLAVALVASAVIPESVVDDGRANQGLDRELVRSRRSVGWGGEHDHHHHEEHVKEVHVTKTVHVPYPVEKKVPVIVEKKVPVYIKEKPKPIKIKIKRTKHSHSG, from the exons ATGAAG GCGTTCATCGTACTGCTGTCGCTAGCCGTGGCCCTGGTGGCCAGTGCCGTGATTCCGGAATCAGTCGTCGACGACGGCAGGGCAAACCAGGGCCTGGACCGGGAACTGGTGCGCAGCAGACGCAGCGTGGGGTGGGGCGGAGAGCACGACCACCATCACCATGAGGAGCACGTTAAGGAGGTTCACGTTACGAAGACAGTCCACGTGCCCTATCCCGTTGAGAAGAAGGTCCCGGTGATCGTGGAGAAGAAGGTCCCGGTGTACATCAAGGAGAAGCCCAAACCGATCAAGATCAAGATCAAGCGCACCAAGCACTCGCACTCGGGCTAG